In Solibacillus isronensis, the following are encoded in one genomic region:
- a CDS encoding acyltransferase, with protein MRRTERYKVQGANSLWKVYNTVSFWKVMKCFIVIQIGRVTPVMAWKNWLYRSFLKMKIGKEASLALMVMPDSMFPERITVGDNSIIGFNTTILAHEYLIEEYRLGDVEIGSNVMVGANSTILPGVKIGDGAIVSAATLVHKDVPAGAMAGGNPMRIIFTAEQMAERKKNDKPVWQN; from the coding sequence ATGCGCAGAACAGAACGCTACAAAGTTCAAGGTGCGAATTCATTATGGAAAGTTTATAATACCGTTTCCTTTTGGAAAGTGATGAAATGCTTTATTGTCATCCAAATTGGACGGGTTACCCCAGTTATGGCATGGAAAAACTGGCTGTACCGCTCGTTTTTAAAAATGAAAATCGGCAAAGAGGCATCATTGGCATTGATGGTCATGCCTGATTCCATGTTTCCGGAGCGTATTACAGTCGGCGATAATTCGATCATCGGCTTTAATACGACAATTTTAGCGCATGAATATTTAATCGAAGAATATCGTCTCGGTGATGTCGAAATTGGCAGCAATGTTATGGTTGGCGCAAACTCGACGATTTTACCGGGTGTGAAAATTGGAGATGGGGCAATCGTTTCTGCGGCGACATTGGTGCATAAGGACGTACCGGCAGGCGCAATGGCAGGCGGCAACCCGATGCGCATTATTTTCACTGCAGAACAAATGGCAGAACGGAAAAAGAATGACAAGCCGGTTTGGCAAAATTAA
- the ppaX gene encoding pyrophosphatase PpaX — protein sequence MKTKALLFDFDGTLLNTNDLIIQTFMYIFDEKFPGQYSTEDCLRFIGPSLKQTFDELTPGETDVMIGKYKEWNAINHDRLVTSYDAVVETLEELHNLGIKMAIVSTKARESLARGLKVLCAEQFFDVIVGFDDVEHVKPHPEPVLLALEKLGVGKEEAIMIGDNSHDIEGGKNAGVRTAGVAWSAKGVDYLMSYEPTYMLHHMRDLLDIVKGE from the coding sequence ATGAAAACAAAAGCATTGCTGTTTGATTTTGACGGCACATTATTAAATACAAATGATTTAATCATCCAGACATTCATGTATATTTTTGACGAAAAATTTCCCGGGCAATATTCGACAGAAGACTGCCTAAGATTCATCGGTCCGTCATTAAAACAGACGTTTGACGAATTAACACCGGGTGAAACCGATGTAATGATCGGGAAATATAAAGAGTGGAACGCAATCAACCATGACCGTTTAGTAACAAGCTATGATGCAGTAGTCGAAACGTTGGAAGAGCTCCACAATTTAGGCATCAAAATGGCGATTGTTTCAACGAAAGCAAGAGAAAGTCTTGCCCGCGGTTTAAAAGTACTTTGTGCGGAACAGTTTTTCGATGTCATTGTCGGTTTTGATGATGTGGAGCATGTGAAGCCACATCCGGAACCAGTTCTATTAGCACTCGAAAAGCTAGGTGTCGGGAAAGAGGAAGCAATCATGATTGGCGACAACTCGCATGATATTGAAGGCGGGAAAAATGCAGGTGTCCGAACAGCGGGTGTTGCTTGGTCTGCTAAAGGAGTCGACTATTTAATGTCCTATGAGCCGACTTATATGCTTCATCATATGCGTGATTTACTGGATATTGTGAAAGGGGAGTAG
- the lgt gene encoding prolipoprotein diacylglyceryl transferase: MDTNLLAINPVAFHLGPIPVNWYGIIIGVGILVAYFLAQKESVRRGLDPEFFADLLIWAIPISILSARVYYVVMKWDYYSQHPGSIIQIWNGGIAIHGALIGAFITAYIFTKKRKVSFLKLADIAAPSILVGQIIGRWGNFMNQEAYGGPVTREFLEGLFLPNWLIEQMYIREDGNYVHPTFLYESLWNVVGLVILLFARKLNWRRGEMFFFYLIWYSIGRFYIEGLRTDSLYLVGDLRSAQVVSIIGITVGIIAIVYRRMKVKPVIHYLDEEKPAATKNNNKNKKSKKK; this comes from the coding sequence ATGGATACAAATTTATTAGCAATAAATCCGGTAGCATTCCACTTAGGACCAATACCGGTGAACTGGTACGGAATCATTATCGGGGTCGGGATTCTCGTTGCCTACTTCCTGGCACAAAAAGAATCGGTCCGCCGTGGATTAGATCCTGAATTTTTTGCCGACCTGCTCATTTGGGCAATTCCGATTTCAATCTTGTCAGCCCGCGTGTATTACGTTGTGATGAAGTGGGACTACTATAGTCAGCATCCAGGCAGTATCATTCAAATTTGGAATGGCGGTATTGCGATTCATGGTGCATTAATCGGTGCGTTTATTACAGCATACATATTTACGAAAAAACGCAAAGTGAGCTTCTTAAAACTGGCCGATATTGCAGCACCGAGTATTCTCGTTGGTCAAATTATTGGACGATGGGGCAACTTCATGAACCAGGAAGCTTATGGCGGCCCTGTAACACGAGAATTTCTGGAAGGTCTGTTCTTACCGAACTGGCTGATCGAACAAATGTATATACGTGAAGACGGAAACTATGTACACCCGACTTTCTTATATGAGTCATTATGGAATGTAGTCGGTTTAGTCATTTTGCTGTTTGCCCGCAAGTTAAACTGGCGACGCGGCGAAATGTTTTTCTTCTATTTAATCTGGTATTCAATCGGACGTTTCTACATCGAAGGCTTACGTACAGATAGCTTATACTTAGTAGGCGATTTGCGCTCAGCTCAAGTCGTTTCAATCATCGGTATCACAGTCGGCATTATTGCCATTGTTTATCGCCGCATGAAAGTAAAACCGGTTATCCACTATTTAGATGAGGAAAAACCTGCTGCGACGAAAAATAATAATAAAAATAAGAAGAGCAAAAAGAAGTAA
- the hprK gene encoding HPr(Ser) kinase/phosphatase produces MIQVIAKDVMEKFNLELVSGEAGVGRYITTSDISRPGLEMAGYFTHYPADRVQLLGKTELSFFEMLPEKEKRSRMKQLCSDETPAIIISRGLDVPQELIDASNENHVPVLVTKLTTTRFSSRLTNFLESKLAPTTAIHGVLVDVYGIGVLIVGKSGVGKSETALELVKKGHRLVADDSVEIRQEGENMLVGFPPPLLEHLLEIRGIGIIDIMTLFGASAVRPYKRITLIIELETWDPDKFYDRLGLDEEKMKIIDSEVTKLTIPVQPGRNVSVIIEVAAMNYRLKKMGVNAAEEFSRRLDDMLVSNDEIDDY; encoded by the coding sequence ATGATTCAAGTAATTGCGAAAGATGTTATGGAAAAGTTTAATTTGGAGCTAGTCAGTGGGGAAGCCGGAGTTGGACGATACATAACGACGAGTGATATATCCCGCCCAGGTTTGGAAATGGCCGGCTATTTTACACATTATCCAGCTGACCGTGTTCAGCTGTTAGGTAAAACAGAGCTCTCATTTTTTGAAATGTTGCCTGAAAAGGAAAAAAGAAGCCGGATGAAGCAGCTTTGTTCGGATGAAACACCGGCGATTATTATTTCGCGCGGTTTGGACGTGCCTCAGGAACTGATCGATGCATCGAATGAAAATCATGTCCCGGTGCTCGTTACGAAGCTGACGACTACTAGATTTTCGAGCCGACTGACGAACTTTTTGGAGAGTAAGCTTGCTCCGACAACTGCCATTCATGGGGTGCTCGTTGATGTATATGGCATTGGGGTTCTTATTGTTGGGAAAAGTGGTGTCGGTAAAAGTGAGACGGCACTTGAGCTTGTAAAAAAAGGGCATCGGTTGGTTGCAGATGACAGTGTGGAAATTCGTCAGGAAGGCGAAAACATGCTAGTTGGATTCCCGCCACCATTATTGGAACATCTGCTGGAGATTCGCGGTATTGGAATCATCGATATTATGACACTGTTCGGTGCAAGTGCAGTGCGTCCCTACAAGCGTATTACATTAATAATAGAGCTTGAAACATGGGATCCGGATAAGTTTTATGATCGTCTAGGGCTGGATGAGGAGAAGATGAAAATTATTGATTCAGAGGTAACGAAGCTGACAATTCCAGTACAGCCAGGACGAAATGTATCCGTAATTATTGAAGTAGCTGCGATGAACTACCGTCTGAAGAAAATGGGCGTCAATGCAGCGGAAGAATTTTCACGTCGTCTGGACGATATGCTTGTTTCGAATGATGAAATAGACGATTATTAA
- the cccB gene encoding cytochrome c551, with product MKKSLLTLVFGSAIFLAACGGDDSASNGETAEIDGKSVVQQSCATCHGGQLQGGNAPALNQLGAKYSEEEILDIILNGKDRMPGGIVKGEKAEAAAEYLSTLK from the coding sequence ATGAAAAAGAGTTTACTTACATTAGTTTTCGGTTCAGCAATTTTCCTTGCTGCATGCGGTGGAGATGATTCGGCTTCAAACGGCGAAACAGCTGAAATCGACGGGAAAAGTGTTGTTCAGCAATCATGCGCAACATGCCATGGCGGTCAATTACAAGGCGGCAATGCGCCAGCGCTGAATCAATTAGGGGCTAAATATTCGGAAGAAGAGATTTTGGATATTATTTTAAATGGTAAAGACCGTATGCCTGGTGGAATTGTTAAAGGCGAAAAGGCGGAAGCAGCTGCAGAATATTTATCCACATTAAAGTAA
- a CDS encoding YitT family protein: MTYSSQSSVKSSVMEYVFVIVGAAVIAFGFNVFLFPNQVASGGVSGISTILHGMFGWNAGIVQYAFNIPLFIAGVLVLGKKFGIKSFIGTIALPFFVILTESWDPWTLNPLLGAIFGGIVVGLGIGLVFKGNASTGGTDLLAQIITKYTGLTLGTSVLFIDGLIAVSAAIVFDLEKGLYALIGLYVTTKTIDIVQLGFSQSKMVYIITQKETDVRDAIYKEINRGITRLPAFGGYTGEERPVLMVVVYQTEFTRLKQVLKTVDPQAFVIVSDAYEVLGEGFKKV; encoded by the coding sequence ATGACATATAGCTCACAGAGTTCAGTGAAAAGCAGTGTAATGGAATATGTATTTGTCATTGTCGGCGCAGCGGTCATTGCGTTCGGCTTTAATGTGTTTTTATTTCCAAATCAGGTCGCATCCGGCGGAGTAAGCGGGATCAGTACAATCCTGCATGGTATGTTCGGGTGGAATGCCGGGATTGTTCAGTATGCATTCAATATTCCTTTATTTATCGCAGGCGTGCTTGTACTAGGGAAAAAATTCGGGATTAAATCCTTTATTGGTACGATTGCTCTTCCTTTCTTCGTTATATTAACTGAGAGCTGGGATCCCTGGACACTGAACCCGTTATTAGGGGCTATCTTTGGCGGGATTGTAGTCGGTTTAGGGATAGGACTTGTTTTTAAAGGGAATGCTTCAACTGGCGGTACGGATTTACTTGCTCAAATTATTACAAAATATACAGGTTTAACATTAGGGACAAGTGTACTGTTCATCGATGGCCTGATCGCGGTTAGTGCGGCAATTGTATTTGACCTGGAAAAAGGACTGTATGCGTTAATTGGTCTATATGTCACGACAAAAACGATTGATATTGTACAGCTTGGTTTTAGCCAATCAAAAATGGTTTACATTATTACACAAAAAGAAACGGATGTGCGCGATGCGATTTATAAAGAGATCAATCGCGGGATTACAAGGCTTCCGGCATTTGGCGGGTATACAGGTGAGGAGCGCCCGGTTTTAATGGTCGTTGTTTATCAAACAGAGTTCACAAGGTTGAAACAAGTATTGAAAACCGTTGATCCTCAAGCATTTGTCATCGTTTCGGACGCCTATGAAGTGCTAGGCGAAGGTTTCAAAAAAGTATAA
- a CDS encoding EAL and HDOD domain-containing protein: protein MEVFVGRQPIFNKHEKIVAYELLYRNNYTNQFPNIDADKATVELIINSFLSIGIKEIANGKPLFINFTENLIMQESLDIIEEEQIVIEILEDIPITIALIERLKQLKNAGNKIALDDFVMNKEVLIYDELFRYIDYIKIDFLHTDENERVEIENTIKMKFPHIKLLAEKVETREQYEMAKESGYFLFQGYFFEKPQILTATDIPANLFQYFQIISLLRDDEANIDVLANNIEREISLSYRLLKLINGSSRRSKTKVRSIKQAILLLGLTELRRWIYLLAMRESDVNRNKDVFQELMYASLFRAKVCEKIARLNYKKNFSEYFLVGLFSLIDSLLKRPMSAIVTQLPLSETILETISGEHTEMTPYLQFATALSKLDWEGIIPLSRQLNIPVDGLLPMYEEVTVWVDEALIIQ from the coding sequence ATGGAAGTATTTGTTGGGCGACAACCTATATTTAACAAACATGAAAAAATCGTAGCATATGAGTTGTTGTATCGAAATAATTACACCAACCAGTTTCCGAATATTGATGCAGATAAAGCAACCGTTGAGCTGATCATCAATTCATTTCTTTCGATTGGCATTAAAGAAATAGCGAATGGAAAGCCGTTATTCATTAATTTTACGGAAAACCTGATTATGCAGGAATCCTTGGATATTATTGAGGAAGAACAAATTGTCATTGAAATATTGGAAGATATTCCGATTACAATCGCGTTAATCGAACGGCTCAAACAATTAAAGAACGCGGGAAATAAAATTGCACTTGATGATTTTGTTATGAATAAAGAAGTACTGATTTATGATGAGCTCTTTCGGTACATTGATTATATTAAAATCGATTTTTTACATACAGATGAAAATGAGAGAGTGGAAATTGAAAATACTATTAAAATGAAATTTCCTCATATTAAACTATTGGCAGAAAAAGTAGAGACGCGTGAGCAGTATGAAATGGCCAAAGAATCCGGTTATTTTTTATTCCAAGGCTATTTCTTTGAAAAACCGCAAATACTAACGGCTACCGATATACCGGCAAACCTGTTTCAGTATTTCCAGATCATCTCGTTGTTGCGGGATGATGAAGCAAATATTGATGTATTGGCGAACAATATCGAACGGGAAATTTCATTATCCTACCGGTTGCTCAAATTAATCAATGGTTCGTCAAGACGTTCGAAAACGAAAGTTCGCTCGATTAAGCAGGCCATTTTATTACTAGGGTTAACGGAGTTACGAAGATGGATATATTTACTGGCGATGCGTGAATCCGACGTGAATCGAAATAAAGATGTATTTCAGGAGTTAATGTATGCATCCTTGTTCAGAGCGAAAGTGTGTGAAAAAATTGCCCGCCTGAATTACAAAAAGAATTTCTCGGAGTATTTTTTAGTCGGTCTGTTTTCATTGATTGATTCTTTACTGAAACGGCCGATGAGTGCAATCGTTACGCAGTTGCCGCTATCGGAAACGATTTTGGAAACAATCTCAGGTGAACATACGGAGATGACGCCGTATTTACAGTTTGCTACCGCTTTAAGTAAATTGGACTGGGAAGGCATTATTCCATTATCCCGGCAATTAAACATACCTGTCGACGGGCTTTTGCCGATGTATGAAGAAGTGACAGTATGGGTTGACGAGGCATTAATAATCCAATAA
- a CDS encoding enoyl-CoA hydratase-related protein encodes MNTVKYEQKDFIAYVTLDRPDMLNAFNYEMLEQLRNVIESIQIHPDIRLVIITGSGDKAFSVGADLKERKTLPDTLVKRNLNRFGEVFSLIEQLPQPTICVLNGYAFGGGLELALACDFRIAAETVSLGLTETGLGIIPGAGGTQRLPRLIGEAKALELILTAKRMTAHEALDYGVVTKVAPVESLHEVTADFAALILRNAPIAIQQAKFAVKQGMKTDIQTGLQIERKAYELTIPTEDRIEALNAFAEKRTPQFKGR; translated from the coding sequence GTGAACACTGTAAAATACGAGCAAAAAGACTTTATTGCATATGTAACACTTGATCGCCCCGATATGTTAAACGCTTTTAACTATGAAATGTTGGAACAATTACGCAATGTTATTGAATCCATTCAAATCCACCCAGATATTCGTCTTGTCATCATTACAGGATCTGGTGATAAAGCCTTTTCGGTTGGTGCGGACTTAAAAGAACGTAAAACATTGCCGGATACACTTGTGAAACGCAACTTAAACCGGTTCGGGGAAGTATTTTCCCTCATTGAGCAATTACCGCAACCGACGATTTGTGTATTAAACGGATATGCCTTTGGTGGCGGACTTGAGCTTGCACTTGCTTGCGATTTCCGTATTGCTGCCGAAACCGTTTCACTAGGCTTAACGGAAACAGGCTTAGGCATTATTCCGGGAGCTGGCGGAACACAGCGATTGCCGCGCTTAATCGGTGAAGCGAAAGCATTGGAGCTCATTTTGACTGCAAAACGGATGACTGCACATGAAGCACTTGACTATGGTGTCGTTACGAAAGTGGCACCGGTCGAAAGTTTACATGAAGTGACAGCCGACTTTGCCGCACTTATTTTACGCAATGCGCCAATTGCGATACAGCAAGCTAAATTTGCTGTAAAACAAGGGATGAAAACAGATATTCAAACAGGTCTTCAAATCGAACGAAAAGCATACGAACTGACAATCCCTACTGAAGACCGTATTGAAGCACTGAATGCATTCGCCGAAAAAAGAACACCACAGTTTAAAGGAAGATAA
- a CDS encoding S9 family peptidase, translating into MTKYITKESLFEIQSITNPVLAPNEQEAVFIRTEINKEENNYNAHLFHIDLESEETTQWTYGNERVTSPEWSPDGKQVAFLVKRNEKQQLYILNRRGGEAQEMTTLPNGVNSFLWSPCGEKVWITSTIKKGLDITKEEEKEDTKFPKAYVVDKMKYKADSVGLLKQNRYTQIAAVDLATKEVSTFTEGDFSHSLQGISHDGKTLVIGVNREENTDNVFRTPLYLVDVDTKAETVLMDEEGYFGGAEFSFDDRYIAFGGSDHTFRNATHGHVYIYDTETKTTQKLTEMLDLPVGDYAVADIQQDVSAPSVVWTENNDLYFQVSSEGDIRLYYATLEGALYPASPENEHVYGYAIFKNGNRALLTVSNGTFPGELFDFDITTGERKQLTTFNEKFLNETTLSEPEAISYTSKDGLTVHGWIMKPAQYTEGEKYPLIVEVHGGPHTLYANTFFHEMQLLAAKGYGVLYVNPRGSHGYSQEFVDGVRGNYGDGDYEDIMAGVDYALENYAWIDESRLGITGGSYGGFMTNWVVGHTNRFKAAVTQRSISNWISFYGVSDIGYYFSEWQMLADMNDVEKLWHHSPLKYAANVETPLLILHSERDFRCPIEQAEQLYITLKKMGKEVGFVRFPECDHNLSRTGIPNLRLERLEQITGWFEKYL; encoded by the coding sequence ATGACGAAGTATATTACAAAAGAAAGCTTATTCGAAATTCAATCCATTACAAATCCGGTACTTGCGCCAAATGAGCAAGAGGCGGTATTTATCAGAACAGAGATCAATAAAGAAGAAAATAATTACAATGCCCATTTGTTCCATATCGACTTGGAATCTGAGGAAACAACGCAATGGACTTACGGCAATGAACGTGTGACGAGTCCCGAGTGGTCACCAGATGGCAAACAAGTCGCATTTTTAGTGAAACGCAATGAAAAACAGCAACTATACATATTAAACCGCCGTGGCGGGGAAGCACAGGAAATGACGACACTACCAAACGGCGTCAATTCATTTTTATGGAGTCCATGTGGTGAAAAGGTTTGGATTACGAGCACTATTAAAAAAGGGCTGGATATTACGAAAGAGGAAGAAAAGGAAGACACGAAATTCCCGAAAGCCTATGTCGTGGATAAAATGAAATACAAAGCAGACAGTGTAGGTTTATTAAAACAGAACCGCTATACACAAATTGCTGCTGTTGATTTAGCGACGAAAGAAGTAAGTACATTTACAGAAGGCGATTTTTCACATAGCTTACAAGGCATTTCACATGACGGGAAAACATTGGTGATCGGTGTGAACCGTGAAGAAAATACGGATAATGTATTCCGTACACCGCTATACCTTGTTGATGTAGATACGAAAGCAGAAACAGTTCTAATGGATGAAGAGGGCTACTTTGGCGGTGCTGAGTTTTCATTTGATGACCGCTACATTGCATTTGGCGGTTCGGATCATACATTCAGAAATGCTACACATGGCCATGTTTATATTTATGATACAGAAACGAAAACAACACAAAAGCTGACGGAAATGCTGGACTTGCCGGTTGGCGACTATGCGGTTGCGGATATTCAGCAAGATGTATCAGCTCCATCTGTAGTATGGACGGAAAACAATGATTTGTATTTCCAAGTATCTTCTGAAGGGGATATCCGCTTATATTATGCAACATTGGAGGGCGCACTTTACCCTGCGTCACCGGAAAATGAGCATGTATACGGCTATGCAATCTTTAAAAACGGCAACCGTGCATTATTGACGGTATCCAATGGAACATTCCCTGGGGAGCTGTTTGACTTTGATATTACAACAGGTGAGCGCAAGCAGTTAACAACATTTAACGAAAAGTTTTTAAATGAGACTACGCTGTCAGAACCGGAAGCGATTTCGTATACATCAAAAGATGGTTTGACTGTACATGGCTGGATTATGAAGCCTGCACAGTATACAGAAGGAGAAAAATATCCATTAATTGTTGAAGTACACGGCGGACCGCATACTTTATATGCGAATACGTTTTTCCATGAGATGCAGCTATTGGCGGCGAAAGGGTATGGTGTGCTTTATGTGAACCCACGAGGCAGTCATGGCTACAGCCAGGAATTTGTTGATGGTGTGCGCGGTAATTATGGTGATGGGGACTATGAAGATATTATGGCTGGTGTTGATTATGCACTGGAAAACTATGCATGGATCGATGAGTCACGTTTAGGGATTACTGGAGGAAGCTATGGCGGCTTTATGACGAACTGGGTTGTTGGTCATACGAATCGCTTTAAAGCAGCTGTTACCCAACGTTCAATATCAAACTGGATCAGCTTCTACGGCGTATCGGATATCGGTTATTATTTCTCGGAATGGCAAATGCTCGCAGATATGAATGATGTAGAAAAACTGTGGCACCATTCACCATTAAAATATGCGGCTAATGTGGAAACACCACTCCTTATTTTGCACAGTGAACGTGATTTCCGCTGCCCGATTGAGCAGGCAGAGCAACTTTATATTACGCTTAAGAAAATGGGCAAAGAAGTCGGTTTCGTCCGTTTCCCTGAATGTGACCATAACTTATCACGTACAGGTATCCCGAACTTGCGATTAGAGCGACTTGAGCAAATTACAGGATGGTTTGAGAAATACTTGTAA
- a CDS encoding fatty acid--CoA ligase family protein produces MNLVEKVRQQAFEQPEKTAYYFLGKGTSYGELEQSVARFAAALEDLGVKKGDHIAFLLGNTPHFIISLYASMRIGAVAIPINPIYTADEISYIIQNGDVKVVIALDLLLPLVEAGVHRFPQVEQYIICETTEDIGEKYAALSDDAKEKTKLFSQVLATTARTTDPVEVAPDDTAIILYTSGTTGHPKGAMLTHNNLFSNARDIGDYLKMTSEDRIVATLPVFHVFALTVVVNSPLTRGATILLAPRFSPGEIFEMISTYKATVFAGVPTMYNFLYQYDKADVAAFSTIRLAISGGASLPVSLLHNFEQKFNVRISEGYGLSEASPVTCFNPTDRERKPGSIGQSISNVENKVVDENGDEVGVGEVGELIVRGPNVMKGYYNMPEETAVTIRDGWLYTGDLARKDEEGYFYIVDRKKDMIIVGGYNVYPREVEEVLFSHEGIVEAAVVGFPDPDFGEAVHAYVVLKDPTLTIEAIREFCADRIVKYKVPTVIEILDELPKNTTGKILRRSLKEIART; encoded by the coding sequence TTGAATTTAGTTGAAAAGGTAAGACAACAAGCTTTCGAACAACCAGAAAAAACAGCGTACTACTTTTTAGGTAAAGGCACATCTTACGGTGAATTGGAGCAATCGGTTGCACGGTTTGCAGCTGCTTTGGAAGATTTAGGTGTAAAAAAAGGCGACCATATCGCGTTTTTATTAGGCAATACACCGCATTTCATCATCAGTTTATACGCATCAATGCGTATTGGTGCTGTGGCAATTCCGATTAATCCAATCTATACAGCAGATGAAATTTCATACATTATCCAAAATGGTGATGTAAAGGTTGTCATCGCACTTGATTTATTATTACCGCTTGTGGAAGCAGGGGTGCATAGATTCCCACAAGTAGAACAATATATCATTTGCGAAACAACAGAAGACATCGGTGAAAAATATGCCGCGCTTTCAGATGATGCAAAAGAAAAGACGAAGCTGTTTTCACAAGTATTAGCAACAACAGCACGTACAACGGATCCAGTAGAAGTAGCGCCGGATGATACGGCCATTATTCTATATACTTCCGGTACGACAGGTCATCCGAAAGGTGCCATGCTGACACATAACAATTTATTCTCAAATGCCAGAGATATTGGCGATTACTTAAAAATGACATCAGAAGACCGTATTGTAGCGACATTGCCGGTTTTCCACGTCTTTGCATTAACGGTAGTTGTCAATTCACCGTTAACACGCGGAGCAACGATCTTATTAGCGCCACGCTTTAGTCCGGGAGAAATTTTCGAGATGATTTCAACTTATAAAGCAACAGTATTTGCCGGCGTTCCGACGATGTACAATTTCCTTTATCAATATGACAAAGCGGATGTTGCCGCATTCTCGACAATTCGTTTAGCAATTTCAGGTGGTGCTTCATTACCTGTATCATTGCTGCATAACTTTGAGCAAAAGTTCAATGTACGAATTTCTGAAGGATATGGCTTATCTGAAGCTTCACCTGTTACTTGTTTCAACCCAACAGACCGTGAGCGTAAACCAGGCTCAATCGGACAGTCGATCAGCAATGTGGAAAATAAAGTGGTCGACGAAAATGGTGATGAAGTGGGCGTTGGGGAAGTAGGCGAGCTGATCGTGCGCGGACCGAATGTCATGAAAGGCTATTACAACATGCCGGAAGAAACAGCAGTTACGATTCGCGATGGCTGGTTATATACAGGTGACTTAGCAAGAAAAGACGAGGAAGGTTACTTCTATATCGTGGACCGCAAAAAGGATATGATAATTGTAGGCGGTTACAATGTTTATCCTCGTGAAGTAGAAGAAGTATTGTTCTCACATGAAGGCATTGTCGAAGCGGCAGTCGTTGGCTTCCCGGATCCGGATTTTGGTGAGGCGGTACATGCTTACGTTGTGTTAAAGGATCCGACTTTAACTATAGAAGCGATTCGCGAATTTTGTGCAGACCGTATTGTGAAATACAAAGTGCCGACTGTTATTGAAATTTTGGACGAGCTGCCAAAAAACACAACAGGCAAAATTCTGCGCCGTTCGTTAAAAGAAATCGCAAGAACATAA